One part of the Corynebacterium aurimucosum ATCC 700975 genome encodes these proteins:
- a CDS encoding prephenate dehydrogenase encodes MSSQDVQRPVCIIGLGLIGGSLLRDLAAARHSVYGYNHSTSGARTAIKQGYDVTDDLPAILRRAEEDNALIVIAVPMDAVASVLDVIQEHAPSCGLTDVVSVKAEVRQLIVERNMESRYVGGHPMAGTSKSGWENSHTGLFNRAAWVITYDYAAECDARGERIPAEWENIFADVVRMTQMVHAEAVPVRVANHDAAVARISHLPHVLAETLAVVGDNGGILAQSLAAGSFKDGTRVAGTRPDLVRQMCETNSTALVQALDEALELLQDARDSLASEQPSIAALADAGFRARTRIEARSGARKESVSPVKISSRPVLRLHPGAPNWVAQLRQTESLGGRIEIF; translated from the coding sequence GTGAGTTCTCAAGATGTTCAACGCCCTGTCTGCATTATCGGCCTCGGTCTCATTGGAGGTTCCCTCCTGCGAGACCTAGCTGCTGCACGCCATTCCGTGTACGGCTATAACCACTCGACTTCTGGTGCGCGAACGGCCATTAAGCAGGGCTATGACGTCACCGATGATCTGCCGGCTATCCTGCGCCGCGCCGAGGAGGACAATGCGCTCATCGTCATCGCGGTGCCCATGGATGCGGTTGCCTCGGTCCTCGACGTCATTCAGGAACACGCCCCGAGCTGCGGGCTGACGGATGTCGTCTCGGTCAAGGCCGAGGTTCGCCAGCTCATCGTGGAGCGCAACATGGAGTCACGCTACGTGGGCGGCCACCCCATGGCCGGCACCTCCAAATCCGGTTGGGAGAACTCCCACACCGGGCTATTCAACCGCGCTGCCTGGGTTATCACCTATGACTACGCCGCCGAGTGCGACGCACGCGGCGAGCGCATCCCCGCCGAGTGGGAGAACATTTTTGCCGACGTTGTCCGCATGACCCAGATGGTTCACGCGGAGGCGGTTCCGGTGCGTGTGGCTAACCACGATGCCGCGGTCGCCCGTATTTCGCACTTGCCGCACGTGCTGGCGGAGACCCTCGCGGTGGTTGGCGATAATGGCGGCATCCTGGCGCAGTCCCTCGCGGCTGGCTCCTTCAAGGACGGAACCCGCGTGGCGGGCACTCGCCCGGACCTGGTGCGCCAGATGTGCGAGACCAACTCGACGGCGCTGGTCCAGGCCCTCGACGAGGCCCTCGAGTTGCTGCAGGATGCGCGCGACTCGCTGGCCTCGGAGCAGCCTTCCATCGCCGCGCTTGCCGACGCTGGCTTCCGCGCCCGTACCCGCATCGAAGCCCGATCCGGTGCTCGTAAGGAATCCGTTTCTCCGGTCAAGATTTCTTCCCGCCCGGTTCTGCGTTTGCACCCGGGTGCGCCGAACTGGGTGGCGCAGCTGCGCCAGACCGAGTCTTTGGGCGGGCGCATCGAGATCTTCTAG